One Desulfatiglans anilini DSM 4660 DNA segment encodes these proteins:
- a CDS encoding 2-hydroxyacyl-CoA dehydratase family protein: protein MDKRVGITATVPVEIILAAGLTPVDLNNIFINAEDPKRLVAKAEEAGFARNVCTWIKGIYATVLEKGFRRVVAVTGGDCSNTIALGEVLGRRGVEIIHFEYPLDRSAGALRGRMKALAGALGATCESVEKARGDVDRIRRKLKQLDEMTYREGRVSGFENHLFLVGSSDFDQDPVGFEARLDTFLDKARSRPSRDPRIRLGFLGVPPIFSGFYEAVEAMDAQVVFNEVQRQFSMPAGGKGLVETYLRYTYPYDMAGRIADIRTAVAERRLDGLIHYTQTFCYRQIYDILLREGVDTPILTLEGDQPGPLDNRTLLRIETFCEMLKSGKDMPL, encoded by the coding sequence ATGGACAAACGGGTCGGCATCACGGCCACCGTACCGGTGGAGATCATCCTCGCGGCAGGCCTGACGCCCGTGGATCTGAACAACATCTTCATCAACGCAGAGGACCCGAAACGGCTCGTCGCCAAGGCGGAGGAGGCGGGCTTCGCCCGCAACGTCTGCACCTGGATCAAAGGAATCTATGCGACAGTCCTGGAAAAGGGGTTCCGGCGTGTGGTGGCGGTGACGGGGGGCGATTGCAGCAACACCATCGCCCTTGGCGAGGTCCTGGGGCGACGGGGCGTGGAGATCATCCACTTCGAGTACCCTCTGGACCGGTCCGCCGGGGCGCTCCGAGGCCGCATGAAGGCCCTTGCCGGGGCCCTCGGCGCTACCTGCGAGTCCGTGGAAAAGGCCCGGGGGGACGTGGACCGGATCAGGCGGAAGCTCAAACAGTTGGATGAGATGACGTACCGGGAGGGGCGCGTCAGCGGCTTCGAGAATCACCTTTTCCTCGTCGGAAGTTCGGATTTCGATCAGGATCCGGTAGGATTCGAGGCACGGCTGGACACGTTTCTCGATAAGGCCCGGAGCCGCCCCTCACGCGATCCGCGGATCCGGCTGGGTTTTCTGGGGGTGCCGCCCATTTTCAGCGGGTTTTACGAAGCGGTGGAGGCCATGGACGCCCAGGTGGTTTTCAACGAGGTGCAGCGCCAGTTCTCGATGCCGGCGGGCGGAAAGGGGCTCGTGGAGACCTACCTGCGCTACACCTATCCCTACGATATGGCCGGACGGATCGCCGACATCCGCACGGCCGTCGCTGAGCGCAGGCTCGACGGCCTGATCCATTACACCCAGACCTTCTGCTACCGTCAGATATACGACATCCTCCTGCGCGAGGGCGTGGACACCCCGATCCTGACCCTGGAAGGCGACCAGCCCGGCCCGCTCGACAATCGGACCCTCCTTCGAATCGAAACCTTCTGCGAGATGCTCAAGAGCGGAAAGGACATGCCGCTCTAA
- the fbp gene encoding class 1 fructose-bisphosphatase: MNAKRSVGTTITEHILTQQRTNPEATGAFTTLLNELIVAAKVISREVNKAGLTDILGDTGRINVQNERVQKLDLFANQVIIQRMRHVGQLWCMASEEDPDLIEIPAEYPRGNYILVFDPLDGSSNIDVNVSIGTIFGVYRRPEDSHTNEVLLNDVLQPGVEQVAAGYFIYGSSTIMVYTTGSGTGVHGFTLFPSVGEFLLSHENIRIPEQGKTYSVNEGNYAYWDERTRGLIDYFKTPDKETSRPYTSRYVGSLVADFHRNLLKGGIFMYPADLKDPKKPTGKLRLMVEANPLAMVVEEAGGYASDGNGPILQIEPATLHQRVPLFIGSRKDVQLAEDVISGRRVL; the protein is encoded by the coding sequence ATGAACGCGAAGCGATCTGTCGGAACCACCATTACCGAACACATCCTCACGCAGCAGAGGACGAACCCGGAGGCCACCGGCGCCTTCACGACGCTCCTGAACGAACTGATCGTGGCGGCGAAGGTGATTTCACGCGAGGTCAACAAGGCCGGATTGACCGACATCCTGGGGGACACCGGGCGCATCAACGTCCAGAATGAGCGGGTGCAGAAACTGGACCTTTTCGCCAATCAGGTCATCATCCAGCGTATGCGGCATGTCGGTCAGCTCTGGTGCATGGCATCGGAAGAAGATCCTGACCTCATCGAGATCCCGGCGGAATACCCGCGGGGGAATTACATCCTCGTCTTCGACCCCCTGGACGGATCCAGCAACATCGACGTCAATGTCAGCATCGGAACGATATTCGGCGTCTATCGAAGGCCGGAGGATTCGCATACCAACGAGGTGCTTCTGAATGACGTCCTGCAGCCGGGGGTGGAGCAGGTGGCTGCAGGCTATTTCATCTACGGATCGAGCACGATCATGGTCTACACCACCGGGAGCGGCACCGGGGTGCACGGCTTTACGCTCTTTCCGAGCGTCGGGGAGTTTCTGCTCTCCCATGAGAACATCCGCATCCCCGAGCAGGGCAAGACGTACAGTGTGAACGAGGGAAACTACGCCTATTGGGACGAGCGCACCCGCGGCCTGATCGACTATTTCAAGACGCCGGACAAGGAGACATCCAGGCCCTACACCTCGCGCTACGTCGGGAGCCTGGTGGCGGATTTTCACCGGAACCTTCTGAAAGGCGGCATCTTCATGTACCCTGCCGACCTGAAAGACCCCAAGAAGCCTACCGGCAAGCTGCGCCTGATGGTCGAAGCGAACCCGCTCGCCATGGTCGTGGAGGAGGCCGGGGGCTACGCCAGCGATGGGAATGGACCGATCCTCCAGATCGAGCCCGCGACCCTTCACCAGCGGGTCCCGCTCTTCATCGGCAGCCGCAAGGATGTTCAACTGGCGGAGGATGTCATCAGCGGCAGGCGGGTCCTGTGA
- a CDS encoding response regulator: MEPEKILKGKRILIVDDEKDILEFLIELLDMCRIDSASTFEEGKAFLEANHYHAAILDIMGVRGYELLEICRDKDIPALMLTAHALSKDNLKRSFEGGASYYVPKEEINKIDLFLADVLDARERKKNVWAKWYERLSGFCDRRFGPNWKDEDPGFWDNLLKY, translated from the coding sequence ATGGAACCTGAAAAGATTTTGAAAGGTAAGCGTATTCTCATTGTGGACGATGAGAAGGACATCCTGGAATTTCTCATCGAATTGCTCGATATGTGCAGGATCGATTCGGCTTCCACCTTCGAAGAAGGGAAAGCCTTCCTCGAAGCGAACCACTATCACGCGGCGATCCTGGATATCATGGGCGTGCGGGGCTACGAACTGCTCGAGATCTGCCGGGACAAGGATATTCCTGCGCTGATGCTGACCGCCCATGCCCTTTCCAAGGACAACCTCAAACGATCCTTCGAGGGAGGGGCGTCATACTACGTCCCGAAGGAAGAGATCAACAAGATCGATCTCTTTCTGGCCGATGTCCTCGATGCCCGCGAACGGAAGAAGAACGTTTGGGCCAAGTGGTATGAGCGGCTGAGCGGTTTCTGCGACCGGCGTTTCGGACCGAACTGGAAGGACGAAGACCCCGGATTCTGGGACAACCTGCTCAAATACTGA
- a CDS encoding radical SAM protein produces MAEGAWVPGYVGLFETGEFARRIEAGLGMMESCTLCPRRCGINRLAGETGYCRTGRRARIASYNAHFGEEAPLVGRRGSGTIFVSSCNLLCSFCQNAEISHGNEGVDVMPGQMAAMMLDLAAMGCHNINIVTPTHIVPMLLEALAAAVPQGLSLPLVYNCGGYESVEALRLLEGVVDIYMPDFKFWDPQWAERFCQADDYPERAREALHEMHRQVGDLVLDEMGIARKGLLVRHLVMPNSVGGTAEIMRFLAREISPDTYVNVMDQYRPCWEARKDRLIDRRLTAAEFSAALDAAHAAGLHRLDRRERPRIFFGL; encoded by the coding sequence ATGGCCGAGGGAGCATGGGTGCCGGGATATGTCGGTCTGTTCGAAACCGGAGAATTTGCACGCAGGATCGAAGCCGGCCTCGGGATGATGGAGTCCTGCACGCTTTGCCCCCGCCGCTGCGGCATCAACCGGCTGGCGGGTGAAACCGGGTACTGCCGGACCGGCCGCAGGGCCCGCATTGCAAGCTACAACGCGCATTTCGGGGAGGAGGCGCCCCTGGTCGGACGCCGCGGATCGGGGACCATCTTCGTGAGTTCGTGCAACCTGCTCTGCAGCTTTTGCCAGAATGCCGAGATCAGCCACGGGAACGAAGGGGTGGACGTCATGCCCGGGCAGATGGCCGCCATGATGCTGGATTTGGCGGCGATGGGCTGCCACAACATCAACATCGTCACGCCGACCCATATCGTGCCGATGCTGCTCGAGGCGCTGGCGGCAGCCGTCCCGCAAGGGCTCTCGCTCCCGCTCGTTTACAATTGCGGAGGGTACGAATCGGTGGAGGCCCTGAGGCTGCTCGAGGGTGTCGTGGACATCTACATGCCCGATTTCAAGTTCTGGGATCCGCAGTGGGCCGAGCGGTTTTGCCAGGCCGACGATTACCCCGAACGCGCGCGGGAAGCCCTGCATGAGATGCACCGGCAGGTTGGGGACCTGGTCCTTGACGAGATGGGGATCGCCCGCAAGGGGCTTCTGGTGCGCCACCTCGTCATGCCCAACAGCGTCGGGGGAACCGCCGAGATCATGCGCTTCCTGGCGCGCGAGATCTCGCCAGACACCTATGTGAATGTCATGGATCAGTACCGCCCCTGCTGGGAGGCCCGAAAGGATCGGCTGATCGACCGCCGATTGACCGCCGCAGAATTCAGCGCCGCCTTGGATGCAGCCCATGCGGCCGGGCTGCACCGTCTGGACCGCAGGGAGCGGCCCCGCATCTTTTTCGGCCTTTGA
- a CDS encoding DUF2284 domain-containing protein yields MNRNHNGVLTNRDTLVSRAIQLGATDAKMIDTARIVFDDRAYLKCRFGCARWGRYWTCPPNLRLSPDQFMAAFDNYEKALIIQSSDPLTGQDITLAIEKEAMATCGLPFAFGMTLCVKCEDCTFPEPCRYPHLARPAMDAFGIDIAKTVEPHGFKVRYDERGGLVPVWYSMVLL; encoded by the coding sequence ATGAACAGGAATCACAACGGAGTCCTGACGAACAGAGATACCCTGGTCAGCCGCGCCATTCAGTTGGGGGCGACCGACGCAAAGATGATCGATACGGCCCGGATCGTTTTCGACGATCGAGCCTATCTGAAATGCCGTTTCGGGTGCGCGCGCTGGGGCCGGTATTGGACATGCCCCCCTAACCTGAGGCTGTCCCCCGATCAATTCATGGCGGCCTTCGACAACTACGAAAAGGCGCTGATCATCCAGTCGTCCGATCCGCTGACCGGGCAGGACATCACCCTAGCCATCGAGAAGGAAGCCATGGCCACCTGCGGTTTGCCCTTCGCCTTCGGGATGACACTGTGCGTCAAGTGTGAAGACTGCACGTTTCCGGAGCCCTGCAGATATCCCCACCTCGCACGCCCCGCCATGGATGCCTTCGGAATCGATATCGCCAAGACTGTCGAGCCGCACGGCTTCAAGGTCAGATACGACGAACGGGGCGGCCTGGTGCCGGTTTGGTACAGCATGGTTCTGCTGTAA
- a CDS encoding NINE protein, with translation MANSSHSVVLGYIIWIFGFTGSHRFYFGRPISGTIYFFTFGLFLIGWIVDLFLIPSLHRQADLRFRMGPIDYNVAWLLLTFLGVFGVHRMYMRKWISGVLYLLTGGLFLIGYIYDYWTLNDQITLINSRR, from the coding sequence ATGGCCAACTCATCGCACAGCGTAGTCCTCGGTTATATCATCTGGATCTTCGGGTTCACCGGATCACACCGGTTTTATTTCGGCCGGCCGATCTCGGGAACGATCTATTTTTTCACCTTCGGCCTGTTTCTGATCGGATGGATCGTCGATCTCTTCCTGATCCCATCGCTCCATCGCCAAGCGGATCTCCGCTTTCGAATGGGCCCGATCGACTACAATGTCGCCTGGCTTTTGCTCACGTTCCTGGGGGTCTTCGGGGTGCATCGGATGTACATGCGCAAATGGATCAGCGGGGTCCTCTACCTCCTTACCGGGGGGCTTTTCTTGATCGGATACATCTATGACTACTGGACGCTCAACGATCAGATCACGCTTATCAACAGCCGCAGGTGA
- a CDS encoding Bax inhibitor-1/YccA family protein, which produces MVTAASTQTRTGVLVNSFVRSVYNWMAVGLGLTGFVAYYVANSPGLQAALVQNPLMLIVLIVAQLGLVFAISGAINRLSAGAATGLFVLYAGLNGVILSFVFLAYTQTSIVSTFFICAGTFVGCSIYGWTTKRDLTSFGGFLMMGLIGIIIASLVNLFIRSSGMSLIISYIGVFVFVGLTAWDTQKLKNMALAQPADLEAGVLRKGAILGALSLYLDFINLFLMLLRIFGQTRD; this is translated from the coding sequence ATGGTAACGGCGGCATCGACACAGACCCGGACCGGGGTCCTGGTCAACAGCTTCGTGCGCAGCGTTTACAACTGGATGGCGGTGGGCCTCGGTCTGACAGGCTTCGTCGCCTATTACGTCGCCAACAGCCCGGGGCTCCAGGCTGCCCTTGTCCAGAACCCCCTGATGCTGATCGTCCTCATCGTTGCCCAGCTCGGCCTCGTGTTCGCCATCAGCGGCGCGATCAACCGCCTCAGCGCCGGGGCGGCGACCGGGCTCTTCGTGCTTTACGCCGGGTTGAACGGGGTGATTCTCTCCTTCGTCTTCCTTGCCTACACGCAGACATCCATCGTCAGCACCTTTTTCATCTGCGCGGGGACATTCGTGGGATGCAGCATCTACGGCTGGACGACGAAGCGCGACCTGACCTCTTTCGGCGGATTCCTGATGATGGGCCTGATCGGGATCATCATCGCATCCCTCGTGAACCTGTTCATCCGCAGCAGCGGAATGAGCCTCATCATCAGCTACATCGGAGTCTTCGTGTTTGTCGGGCTGACTGCCTGGGACACGCAGAAGCTCAAGAACATGGCGCTCGCTCAGCCGGCGGATCTGGAGGCGGGGGTCCTGCGGAAGGGGGCGATCCTGGGGGCGCTTTCCCTGTACCTGGACTTCATCAATCTCTTCCTGATGCTCCTGCGCATCTTCGGGCAAACCAGGGATTAG
- a CDS encoding AI-2E family transporter gives MSGKRVGTVLFFILLVGSSLLLLRLFWSYLPAIMLALLIAGIFYPIHKRVLSFLRENSSFAALSTTLLVLLVLVIPAGWFFTILSNEAFDFYVNTRDAVSIGHLQDVLESDNIWVQRLRRFAAMAGIDVGQANVAKLSSAVGKNVGLFLYKQVSNVASNLLSFLVHFFLMIMTIFFLFRDGARLKSYLVELLPVPREQLEKVAHTFYEMGRVIIVVNGLSGLTQGFLGGLGFFLFGLKSPFLWGTVIAFMAFLPIIGASIVFLPATAIMILQGHLAPGILFLAYNVFYSSIIEYLIKPRLIGQGVHMNSLLVFIGIIGGIKLYGIMGILYGPLAITVFLTLAEIYRLEYQEGSV, from the coding sequence GTGAGCGGAAAACGCGTAGGCACCGTCCTCTTTTTTATCCTTCTGGTCGGATCGTCCCTGCTTCTCCTCCGGCTCTTCTGGTCCTATCTGCCAGCGATCATGCTTGCGCTCCTCATCGCCGGGATCTTCTATCCCATCCACAAACGCGTCTTGTCCTTTCTTCGGGAAAATTCATCCTTTGCCGCCCTTTCGACCACGCTGCTCGTCCTCCTCGTGCTGGTCATCCCCGCCGGATGGTTTTTCACCATCCTCTCGAACGAAGCCTTCGATTTCTATGTCAATACGCGGGATGCCGTTTCCATCGGGCACCTCCAGGATGTCCTCGAAAGCGACAACATCTGGGTGCAGAGGCTCCGCAGATTTGCCGCGATGGCAGGGATCGATGTCGGTCAGGCCAACGTGGCGAAGCTTTCGAGCGCCGTCGGCAAAAATGTGGGGCTTTTCCTCTACAAGCAGGTCAGCAACGTTGCGTCCAATCTCCTCAGCTTTCTCGTCCATTTTTTTCTGATGATCATGACGATCTTCTTCCTTTTCCGGGACGGCGCACGGCTCAAAAGCTATCTGGTCGAACTCCTGCCGGTGCCGCGGGAGCAGCTCGAAAAAGTGGCCCACACCTTTTACGAGATGGGCCGGGTGATTATCGTCGTCAATGGCCTTTCCGGGCTCACGCAGGGGTTCCTCGGAGGGCTTGGCTTTTTCCTCTTCGGCCTGAAATCTCCCTTCCTCTGGGGAACCGTCATCGCGTTCATGGCCTTTCTCCCGATTATCGGCGCCTCCATTGTGTTCCTCCCCGCCACGGCCATCATGATCCTTCAGGGCCATCTCGCCCCCGGGATCCTCTTCCTCGCGTACAACGTCTTCTACAGCTCCATCATCGAGTACCTGATCAAGCCGCGTCTCATCGGGCAAGGGGTGCACATGAACTCCCTGCTTGTGTTCATCGGCATCATCGGAGGCATCAAATTGTACGGGATCATGGGCATCCTTTATGGACCGCTGGCCATAACGGTTTTCCTGACCCTGGCCGAAATCTACCGGCTTGAATATCAGGAAGGTTCCGTGTAA